A section of the Dromaius novaehollandiae isolate bDroNov1 chromosome 6, bDroNov1.hap1, whole genome shotgun sequence genome encodes:
- the TIAL1 gene encoding nucleolysin TIAR isoform X5 codes for MITEQPDSRRVNSSVGFSVLQHTSNDPYCFVEFYEHRDAAAALAAMNGRKILGKEVKVNWATTPSSQKKDTSNHFHVFVGDLSPEITTEDIKSAFAPFGKISDARVVKDMATGKSKGYGFVSFYNKLDAENAIVHMGGQWLGGRQIRTNWATRKPPAPKSTQENNTKQLRFEDVVNQSSPKNCTVYCGGIASGLTDQLMRQTFSPFGQIMEIRVFPEKGYSFVRFSTHESAAHAIVSVNGTTIEGHVVKCYWGKESPDMTKNFQQVDYSQWGQWSQVYGNPQQYGQYMANGWQVPSYGMYGQAWNQQGFGVDQSPSAAWMGGFGAQPAQGQGAPVIPNQAGYGMASYQTQ; via the exons CAACCCGATAGCAGAAGGGTCAACTCTTCTGTtggattttctgttttgcagcatACAAGCAATGACCCTTATTGCTTTGTGGAATTTTATGAACACAGAGATGCAGCTGCTGCATTAGCTGCTATGAATGGGAGAAAAATTTTGGGAAAG GAGGTCAAAGTAAACTGGGCGACAACACCAAGTAGCCAGAAAAAAGATACATCCA atcacTTCCATGTGTTCGTTGGGGATTTAAGTCCAGAAATAACAACAGAAGACATCAAGTCAGCATTTGCTCCTTTTGGTAAAATATC GGATGCACGGGTAGTTAAAGATATGGCAACTGGAAAGTCAAAAGGCTATGGTTTTGTATCTTTTTATAACAAACTG GATGCAGAAAATGCTATTGTACACatgggaggccagtggctgggagGCCGTCAGATCAGAACTAACTGGGCAACAAGGAAACCACCAGCTCCAAAAAGTACACAAGAAA ATAATACAAAACAATTGAGGTTTGAAGATGTAGTAAATCAGTCAAGTCCAAAAAATTGTACTGTGTACTGTGGAGGAATTGCCTCTGGGCTAACag ATCAACTTATGAGACAGACTTTTTCACCATTCGGACAGATTATGGAAATAAGAGTGTTTCCAGAAAAAGGTTACTCATTTGTCAG ATTTTCAACCCATGAAAGTGCAGCACATGCTATTGTTTCAGTTAATGGAACCACAATTGAAGGACATGTTGTTAAATGTTATTGGGGTAAAGAATCCCCTGATATGACTAAAAACTTCCAACAG GTGGACTACAGTCAGTGGGGGCAATGGAGCCAAGTGTATGGAAATCCGCAGCAGTATGGGCAATATATGGCTAATGGGTGGCAAGTACCATCATATGGAATGTATGGCCAAGCATGGAATCAACAGGGTTTTGGAGTAGA ccaATCTCCATCTGCTGCTTGGATGGGTGGATTTGGTGCTCAACCTGCCCAGGGACAAGGTGCTCCTGTAATACCTAACCAAGCTGGATATGGTATGGCAAGCTACCAAACACAGTGA
- the TIAL1 gene encoding nucleolysin TIAR isoform X6 gives MITEHTSNDPYCFVEFYEHRDAAAALAAMNGRKILGKEVKVNWATTPSSQKKDTSNHFHVFVGDLSPEITTEDIKSAFAPFGKISDARVVKDMATGKSKGYGFVSFYNKLDAENAIVHMGGQWLGGRQIRTNWATRKPPAPKSTQENNTKQLRFEDVVNQSSPKNCTVYCGGIASGLTDQLMRQTFSPFGQIMEIRVFPEKGYSFVRFSTHESAAHAIVSVNGTTIEGHVVKCYWGKESPDMTKNFQQVDYSQWGQWSQVYGNPQQYGQYMANGWQVPSYGMYGQAWNQQGFGVDQSPSAAWMGGFGAQPAQGQGAPVIPNQAGYGMASYQTQ, from the exons catACAAGCAATGACCCTTATTGCTTTGTGGAATTTTATGAACACAGAGATGCAGCTGCTGCATTAGCTGCTATGAATGGGAGAAAAATTTTGGGAAAG GAGGTCAAAGTAAACTGGGCGACAACACCAAGTAGCCAGAAAAAAGATACATCCA atcacTTCCATGTGTTCGTTGGGGATTTAAGTCCAGAAATAACAACAGAAGACATCAAGTCAGCATTTGCTCCTTTTGGTAAAATATC GGATGCACGGGTAGTTAAAGATATGGCAACTGGAAAGTCAAAAGGCTATGGTTTTGTATCTTTTTATAACAAACTG GATGCAGAAAATGCTATTGTACACatgggaggccagtggctgggagGCCGTCAGATCAGAACTAACTGGGCAACAAGGAAACCACCAGCTCCAAAAAGTACACAAGAAA ATAATACAAAACAATTGAGGTTTGAAGATGTAGTAAATCAGTCAAGTCCAAAAAATTGTACTGTGTACTGTGGAGGAATTGCCTCTGGGCTAACag ATCAACTTATGAGACAGACTTTTTCACCATTCGGACAGATTATGGAAATAAGAGTGTTTCCAGAAAAAGGTTACTCATTTGTCAG ATTTTCAACCCATGAAAGTGCAGCACATGCTATTGTTTCAGTTAATGGAACCACAATTGAAGGACATGTTGTTAAATGTTATTGGGGTAAAGAATCCCCTGATATGACTAAAAACTTCCAACAG GTGGACTACAGTCAGTGGGGGCAATGGAGCCAAGTGTATGGAAATCCGCAGCAGTATGGGCAATATATGGCTAATGGGTGGCAAGTACCATCATATGGAATGTATGGCCAAGCATGGAATCAACAGGGTTTTGGAGTAGA ccaATCTCCATCTGCTGCTTGGATGGGTGGATTTGGTGCTCAACCTGCCCAGGGACAAGGTGCTCCTGTAATACCTAACCAAGCTGGATATGGTATGGCAAGCTACCAAACACAGTGA